One region of Mucilaginibacter sp. 14171R-50 genomic DNA includes:
- a CDS encoding antibiotic biosynthesis monooxygenase has protein sequence MVLEVAILNVIPGQEDAFLKAFYQAQSIISGMAGYLSHQLKRCTEDSSKFILLMQWEKLTDHTEGFRRSIGYQEWKKLLHHFYSPFPTVEHYEDIEGLSGKSQTSYLTSHIN, from the coding sequence ATGGTATTGGAAGTAGCCATATTGAATGTAATACCCGGTCAGGAGGACGCTTTTTTAAAGGCGTTTTACCAGGCGCAGTCTATTATATCCGGCATGGCGGGCTACTTGTCGCATCAGTTAAAAAGATGCACAGAGGACAGCAGCAAATTTATTCTGCTGATGCAATGGGAAAAACTTACCGACCATACAGAAGGCTTCCGGAGATCAATCGGATACCAGGAATGGAAAAAATTATTACACCACTTTTACAGCCCCTTCCCAACTGTTGAACATTACGAGGATATTGAGGGATTGAGCGGCAAATCTCAAACCTCTTATTTAACATCTCACATAAATTAA
- the leuD gene encoding 3-isopropylmalate dehydratase small subunit — protein MPTKIFKHIQTSVVPLPIENIDTDQIIPARFLKATTREGFGNNLFRDWRFDNEGNPKQDFVLNNPTYSGKILVAGKNFGCGSSREHAAWAIADYGFDAVVSSFFADIFKGNALNNGLLPVQVSDDFLKKLFEVIEADPHAEVEIDLVDQFIKIVKTGEQESFEVNPYKKACMTNGYDDIDYILSKKELVEEFEAAR, from the coding sequence ATGCCAACTAAAATTTTTAAACACATACAAACCAGCGTGGTGCCGTTGCCTATCGAGAATATCGATACCGACCAGATCATCCCCGCTCGTTTTTTAAAGGCCACCACCCGCGAGGGATTTGGTAACAACCTGTTCCGCGACTGGCGTTTTGATAACGAGGGCAACCCAAAACAGGATTTTGTGCTAAACAACCCTACTTACAGTGGTAAGATATTGGTTGCGGGCAAAAACTTTGGCTGCGGCAGCAGCCGCGAGCATGCGGCCTGGGCCATTGCCGATTATGGTTTTGATGCCGTAGTAAGCAGCTTTTTCGCGGATATTTTTAAGGGCAACGCGCTTAACAACGGCCTGCTGCCGGTACAGGTAAGCGACGATTTCCTGAAGAAACTTTTTGAGGTGATAGAAGCAGACCCGCATGCGGAAGTGGAGATAGACCTGGTAGACCAGTTCATCAAAATTGTAAAAACCGGTGAACAGGAAAGCTTTGAGGTTAACCCTTATAAAAAAGCCTGCATGACCAACGGTTACGATGATATCGACTATATCCTGAGCAAAAAGGAATTGGTTGAGGAATTTGAGGCTGCGCGGTGA
- a CDS encoding methyltransferase domain-containing protein: MNQKEIKREGKGTAKLFDERSLEADYATLPPLLKQGWRVLDIGCGTGAISKGIAQKVGSTGHVTGIDNTAYFIESGRETYADVKNLELIHGDLFTYEPTEKFDLIVAARVLQWLNNPQEAVAKLKSMLKPGGILSVLDYNHEALEWQPEPPASMRQFYATFLRWRGDAGMNNHIAEDLPGYFTEAGLSDVEVLEANEVYKKGAPNFIPKIGIWSSVAKSTQMVEEGYITDDDRLKAIEDYDNWITSDAQLMVMKLKEVRGINKI, translated from the coding sequence ATGAACCAAAAAGAGATAAAACGGGAAGGTAAAGGCACCGCAAAGTTATTTGACGAGCGCAGCCTTGAAGCCGATTATGCCACACTGCCTCCTCTGCTTAAGCAAGGATGGCGCGTGCTGGATATCGGCTGCGGGACCGGGGCTATCTCTAAGGGCATCGCTCAAAAAGTTGGTTCAACCGGGCATGTAACCGGCATAGATAACACGGCGTACTTTATTGAAAGTGGTAGAGAAACCTATGCCGATGTTAAAAACCTGGAATTGATACATGGCGATCTGTTCACCTACGAACCGACAGAAAAGTTCGACCTGATAGTGGCCGCGAGGGTACTGCAATGGCTGAACAACCCGCAGGAAGCGGTGGCAAAACTGAAAAGCATGCTAAAGCCGGGCGGCATACTATCTGTACTGGATTATAACCACGAAGCTTTAGAATGGCAACCCGAACCACCGGCAAGTATGCGCCAGTTTTACGCTACCTTTTTAAGATGGCGCGGCGATGCTGGCATGAATAATCACATTGCGGAAGACCTTCCCGGTTATTTTACCGAAGCCGGCTTAAGCGATGTGGAGGTATTGGAGGCGAACGAGGTTTATAAAAAAGGCGCACCAAACTTTATCCCGAAAATAGGGATCTGGTCGTCAGTAGCTAAATCAACCCAAATGGTTGAGGAAGGTTACATAACCGATGACGACCGTTTAAAGGCCATCGAAGACTATGATAATTGGATAACAAGCGACGCGCAACTGATGGTGATGAAACTAAAAGAAGTACGCGGAATAAATAAAATATAA
- the leuB gene encoding 3-isopropylmalate dehydrogenase has translation MAVKKHILVIPGDGIGPEVTTWGKAVLEKIGADFGHEFTFDEALMGHAGIEATGSPLPDETLEKAKASDAILFGAIGHIKYDNDPSAKVRPEQGLLKIRKELGLYANLRPIMLFDELLDASSLKPEILKGTDILFFRELTGDVYFGEKKRSEDRNTASDLMIYHRYEVERIATKAFEAARVRGKRLCSVDKANVLEASRLWREVVQELAKQYPDVETEHMFIDNAAMQLVKNPKKFDVVLTANLFGDILTDEASQIAGSMGMLASASIGDGTGFFEPIHGSAHDIAGQDKANPLASILSVALMLEISFGLKEEAKKITDAIDKTLKQGYRTGDIADANTDKSKILGCKAIGQKVLEYL, from the coding sequence ATGGCAGTTAAAAAACACATATTAGTAATACCCGGTGATGGCATCGGCCCTGAGGTTACCACCTGGGGCAAAGCCGTATTAGAAAAAATTGGCGCCGATTTTGGCCACGAATTTACGTTCGACGAGGCCCTGATGGGGCACGCCGGTATCGAAGCCACAGGTAGTCCATTGCCAGACGAAACGCTTGAAAAAGCGAAGGCAAGCGATGCCATTCTATTTGGCGCCATCGGCCATATCAAATATGATAACGACCCTTCTGCTAAGGTACGCCCGGAGCAGGGTTTGTTAAAGATCCGTAAGGAACTGGGTTTGTATGCCAATCTGCGCCCTATCATGCTATTTGATGAGTTGCTGGATGCATCAAGCTTAAAGCCGGAGATATTGAAGGGTACAGATATCCTATTCTTCCGTGAGCTGACAGGCGATGTTTACTTCGGCGAGAAGAAACGCAGCGAAGATCGCAACACCGCGTCCGACCTGATGATCTATCACCGTTACGAGGTAGAGCGCATCGCTACCAAAGCATTTGAGGCCGCCCGTGTACGCGGCAAAAGGCTTTGCTCGGTAGATAAGGCCAACGTACTGGAAGCCTCACGCCTGTGGCGCGAGGTGGTACAGGAACTGGCAAAACAATACCCGGATGTTGAAACCGAGCACATGTTTATTGATAACGCCGCCATGCAGCTGGTTAAAAACCCTAAAAAGTTTGATGTGGTGTTAACCGCCAACCTTTTTGGTGATATCCTTACCGACGAAGCTTCGCAGATAGCAGGCTCTATGGGGATGCTGGCATCGGCCTCAATAGGCGATGGCACCGGCTTTTTCGAGCCTATCCACGGTTCGGCACACGATATTGCCGGGCAGGACAAAGCTAACCCGCTGGCCTCTATTTTATCAGTAGCGCTGATGCTCGAGATCAGCTTCGGTTTAAAAGAAGAAGCTAAAAAGATAACCGACGCTATAGATAAAACATTAAAACAAGGGTACCGCACCGGCGATATAGCCGATGCCAACACCGACAAAAGCAAAATATTAGGCTGTAAAGCTATAGGGCAAAAAGTATTGGAATACTTGTAA